Part of the Cytophagales bacterium genome is shown below.
TAGCGCAAAGCGCATGGCGCAAAGCGCATGGTGCATAGCATGGGCGGACCGGGAACAAAAAGCTCAGAATTTTTTAACCAATTTCTTTGATAACAAGCCTTTCAGTGAATTTGAAGCGGTTTCAGAAGTCCTTAAAAATCTGCCTCAAGACAGCATTCTGCATCTTGCAAACAGCATGCCCGTTCGATACGCAAGTATATTGGGGATAAGCGTTGGCAGTTGGCAAAAGGCAGTTGGCAATATTGCCAACTGTCCATTGCCAACTGCCAACTTGGGGGCTGTGGATTTAAGATTGGCCATCTATTCAAACAGAGGTACTGGCGGAATTGACGGCTGTATCAGTACTGCAGTTGGTGCAGCAGTTTCTACAAAAAAGATAACAACCGTACTATCAGGCGATATGGCTTTTTTTTATGATAGAAATGCTTTGTGGAACAATTACATTCCGGAAAATATCAGAGTGATAATCCTGAATAACCATGGTGGCGGCATATTCGGTTTGATTGACGGGCCGGATAAGTTGCCCGAACTGGATGAATATTTTGTTACAAAACAACCATTAAACGCCAAAAATACAGCCAAGGATCATAATTTGGATTATTTTTGCTGCGATAAAAGAGAAGAGCTCATCAAATATTTAATAGAATTTTTTAACGTTAGCCGAAAGGCGAAAATATTGGAAATAGAGACGGATATACTGACAGACAGGAAAGTTTTTAATGATTTTAAGAACATGATTTCATAGCAAGGAAAATGCTTGATGGATGAAACCACGAATTACACGAATTACACAAATTAAATTAGTGTAATTATTAATTGTGGCTACACACCCCAATCCCGATTAAAATCGGGATGTCCCCTCTCAAGAGGGGAATTATAGCGTATTATGGGTGGGAATATGGGCCTGATTCCCCTCTGAAGATCTGTCTAATTCCCCTCTTGAGAGGGGACGTCACCCCGCTGTCAGCGGGGTGACGGGGGTGTGTTACAATATGAAGGTAAAATAAAAGTGACAAGTATGAAAAAAAGAAAAATTATTCCTTATAATCCAAAATTAAAGCAACTTGCAAGGAACTTAAGAAATAACAGTACACTTTCAGAAGTATTACTCTGGGAGCATCTCAAAGGAAAAATAAATTATTTATGAAAAATTTAAACATAGAAAAAACCCCCGACAGCCCTGCAGTAAATTTCAATGCAGACAGCGGCATACTTGAAATTAAAGGCAGGTCAATAGCTGATGATATTGTACATTTTTACCGACCAATATTAAGCTGGATAGACAACTATTGCAAAAAACCCCATCAAAAAACAGTGATGAAAATGTTTTTTGTATATTACAATACAGGTACTTCAAAAAGTATATCAGAGATTTTAAAAAAATTAGACGAGCTCCATAAAAAGGGCTTTGACGTCAAAGTTTGTTGGTATTATGATGAAGGAGACGAAAGCGCTATGGAAGATGGAGAAGATTTCAAAGATTATATAAGTGTGCCAATTGAGGTAATTGAAAGTAAAATATGAAAACCAAATTCCCCTGGAAAACCATCAAAGAATATAAGGAGATCCTGTTCCAATATTATGATGGAATTGCCAAAATAAGCATCAACAGGCCCGAGGTTCACAACGCCTTTACCCCGTTAACTGTGAATGAAATGAGCGAAGCATTGGGTCTGGCTCATGAAGATCAGAAAGTAGGGGTAGTGATATTAACCGGAGAAGGCGGCAAAGCGTTCTGCAGTGGCGGAGATCAAAGTGTTCGAGGGCATGGAGGTTATGTCGGTCACGATGGCGTTGCACGACTCAATGTATTGGATTTTCAAAAACAGATCCGTTCCATTCCCAAACCTGTGCTAGCGATGGTTGCCGGCTGGGCAATAGGGGGAGGGCATGTATTGCATGTAGTTTGCGACCTTACCATTGCTGCGGATAATGCCCGGTTTGGGCAAACAGGCCCTAAAGTAGGCAGCTTTGACGGTGGATATGGCGCCTCTTATCTGGCTAGGATCGTTGGTCAGAAGAAAGCACGGGAAATATGGTATTTATGTGAACAATATGACGCACAGGAGGCTTTACAAATGGGACTGGTAAACAAGGTAGTACCCCTTGAAAAACTGGAAAAAACCACAGTAGAATGGTGTAAAAAGATCCTCGAAAAAAGTCCGCTCGCAATAAGGATGCTTAAAAGCGCCTTCGATGCAGAATTAAACGGCCAGGCCGGGATACAGGAATTTGCCGGGAATGCCACCCTGCTTTATTATCTCTCAGATGAAGCCAAGGAAGGCAGAGATGCTTTTTTAGAAAAAAGAAAGCCTGACTTCTCAAAGTTTACCAAATTCCCTTGAGTGCTGGGAGTAGTACTTAGTTACAAAAGTAATAGTTATGCTCTAATTGTATATCGTAGACCTAACATGTCATCAACAACCCGTAAATACAAAACCTATCTCATTCTTCCTTTATCACTATTGTTGATAAACGTTTTTGAAGAAATTGCACACTACAAAGTTATTAATACAATTTATGATCCGCATATAAAAACTATTATTATGATATTTTTATATAGTATAGGATTTTTAATCGCTGCCAATATCATCACGCCCTGGTTAAAGAATTTTTTTATTTCCGCTCAAAAAAGTAGTAAAAAAGAAGGGGGTTATGTGGGAATTATTATGTTTTACCTTATTGCTTTTGCACTTATTTATTGGGTGTATTTTATAATTTATACAGAAGGAGCGCAATATTTGTTGCCGAAAGGGTGGAGATAAAAAATAGAACAATAGACAATAGACAATAGACAATAGACAATATGACAATAGACAATGACAATGACTATGACAAGGGGTGGTTATCATCGGATGACTCTCCAGGTTGTGCGTTTGGGTCATCCGATGAATTTGCTGGCAATAAGGCAATAAGAAAAAAAGGAAATAGGGAAATAGGGAATAAGGAAATGCAGTTGGCAATAGACAATAGACAGTAGGCAGGGATCTCCGCTATGCTCCGATTGGCAAAAGGCAGTTGGTAATAGGTAACAGTAAACAGTTAAATAACAAACGGCCAACATATTATATCCAAAATAAAATATCAAATACAGAATTCAAATTATATGAAGTATGGCTTTAATTATTGGAAATAAAACACTTGATTACCAGCAAGTTAAATCAATAAATTTAGACGAGTCTAAAAATCATATTCCTACAAATGAATATAAAACTATTAAGTTTTGTCAGGAATGGATGAGTGGGAAAACAGCGTTCAGGGTCAACACATCAGGCACTACAGGCAAACCCAGGCAAATAACCATTACGAGAGATCACATGATTACCAGCGCTCAATCAACAGGCAAAACTTTTGGTCTTGAAAAAGGAGACAGCGCATTGGTTTGTTTATCAACAGATCATATCGCTGGGATCATGATGTTAGTGAGAGGATTTGAATTGGGATTAAAATTAACAGTGATCCCGCCTACCTCTGATCCCTTGAAAGATTTTCCGGATAATATAAGATTTGACTTTACTGCTTTTGTTCCTCTTCAATTGCACACAATTATCAAAGAAAGTCCGGAGAAGATCAGTATTCTGAATAAAATGAAAGCCATCATAGTTGGCGGAGCATCCGTTAACGACTCATTGGAGAAAAAAGTACAGATCATTAAAGCGCCTGTGTACAATACATATGGTATGACAGAAACAGCATCGCACATAGCTATCCGAAGACTTAATGGACCTGACAGGTCAGCCTTTTATAAAATAATGGACGGTGTAGAAATAGGAATAGATCAGAGAAATTGCCTGAAAATAAAGTCTGCTAATAATAAATGGTTGATCACAAACGATTTAGTTGAAATCAGCCCCCCTACCGGCCCCCCTCTAACTCCAAGCCCACCTGAATCGGAGAAACGAGGAATCGGAGAAACGGAGAAACGGGGCAGGCAATTCACCGATTCACCGATTCACCCATTCATCGATTCGGTAAGGAATAATGGCGGGGGGGGATTTAGGGGGGCTGCTTTTAAATGGCTTGGCAGGATTGATAATATCATTAACAGTGGTGGCGTAAAAGTTCAGGTAGAAAAAGTTGAAGCCGCTTTAGAAACTGTCATGACTAAACTTAAACATAGTAACAGGTTGTTTGTAACAGGCCTCCCCCACCCTGCTTTAGGTAAAACTGTAGCTGTAGTTTTTGAAGGCAAATCATTTTCCAGGGAAAAAAAAGAAAAAATAAAAAAAGCGTTGTCACAGGTGTTAAGCAAATATGAAATACCGCGCTATTTTTACTATCTCAATAAATTTAAGGAAACACCTTCAGGTAAGATTGACATAAAGAAAAATACTAGTGTAGCAACAATTTAGTTTTGCAACATTAATTTGTAATAATATATTTTATGATTACAATATTGCGTAATTAAATTGTTGCTACACTGGATCCCTGAATCATTTGAAAAAATAATTTTAAAAAATAATTTATTTAATTAGGATTTCGGTGTTGGTATTTATAATTTTGAGCGCTAAATGGTATCAGGTTGCATAATTTGATCCCGGGAACTCTGGATCAAACTTAGAACCCGAAACTTTCCACCCTATTGAATAAGAAGAAATTCAACGGGATAAACTTTTT
Proteins encoded:
- a CDS encoding DUF1987 domain-containing protein, which gives rise to MKNLNIEKTPDSPAVNFNADSGILEIKGRSIADDIVHFYRPILSWIDNYCKKPHQKTVMKMFFVYYNTGTSKSISEILKKLDELHKKGFDVKVCWYYDEGDESAMEDGEDFKDYISVPIEVIESKI
- the menB gene encoding 1,4-dihydroxy-2-naphthoyl-CoA synthase gives rise to the protein MKTKFPWKTIKEYKEILFQYYDGIAKISINRPEVHNAFTPLTVNEMSEALGLAHEDQKVGVVILTGEGGKAFCSGGDQSVRGHGGYVGHDGVARLNVLDFQKQIRSIPKPVLAMVAGWAIGGGHVLHVVCDLTIAADNARFGQTGPKVGSFDGGYGASYLARIVGQKKAREIWYLCEQYDAQEALQMGLVNKVVPLEKLEKTTVEWCKKILEKSPLAIRMLKSAFDAELNGQAGIQEFAGNATLLYYLSDEAKEGRDAFLEKRKPDFSKFTKFP
- a CDS encoding AMP-binding protein produces the protein MALIIGNKTLDYQQVKSINLDESKNHIPTNEYKTIKFCQEWMSGKTAFRVNTSGTTGKPRQITITRDHMITSAQSTGKTFGLEKGDSALVCLSTDHIAGIMMLVRGFELGLKLTVIPPTSDPLKDFPDNIRFDFTAFVPLQLHTIIKESPEKISILNKMKAIIVGGASVNDSLEKKVQIIKAPVYNTYGMTETASHIAIRRLNGPDRSAFYKIMDGVEIGIDQRNCLKIKSANNKWLITNDLVEISPPTGPPLTPSPPESEKRGIGETEKRGRQFTDSPIHPFIDSVRNNGGGGFRGAAFKWLGRIDNIINSGGVKVQVEKVEAALETVMTKLKHSNRLFVTGLPHPALGKTVAVVFEGKSFSREKKEKIKKALSQVLSKYEIPRYFYYLNKFKETPSGKIDIKKNTSVATI